Proteins encoded in a region of the Pseudomonas syringae KCTC 12500 genome:
- the tssH gene encoding type VI secretion system ATPase TssH yields the protein MNLKSLFAKLNDTCRNATESAAALCLAERHYEVDIEHVLLQLLEGDDNDLLPILRHYDVVMERLQSQLASAMSDFKTGNTRTPALSPHITQLIERAWVLASIEYGQSLIRSGFLLQALLDDKELRRVIAASAPELEKINVDDLKANLEDFISASSESQQSASLPAGNDTQRPATKGNGKTPALDQYTVDLTRSAREGRIDPVLGREFEVRQMVDILTRRRQNNPILTGEAGVGKTAVVEGLALRIALGDVPTPLKDVAIHTLDLGLLQAGAGIKGEFENRLKSVIEETKRSVHPIILFIDEAHTLIGSGGQAGQNDAANLLKPALARGELRTIAATTWAEYKKYFEKDAALARRFQVVKVEEPEEDQAIYMLRGLLEKMQEHHRVAVMDEALVMAVRLSNRYITGRQLPDKAVSVLDTACARVALGQTSQPGMLEDCRRMIDNLRTEISLLEKEQIKGSDHQRRLAQLGAELTDAEKREQELVTQWQRELELVKQLHELSEQTTGQDHRTELADLRAELAKVQGEQPLVHALVDGATIGEVISGWTGIPLGKMLRDEIDTVQRLPALLAERVLGQDHALHEIGKRIKISRARMEDPNKPIGVFLLLGPSGVGKTETALALADTLYGGERNVITINMSEYQEAHTVSSLKGSPPGYVGYGEGGVLTEAVRRKPYSVVLLDEVEKAHPDVLELFFQVFDKGVLDDGEGREINFRNTVIILTSNVGTEHIMQTCLGVSELPAPAQIVEDLRDQLNNVFKPAFLGRLSIVPYYPVQDAVLERIVGLKLARIRERFERNHQASLEFSPELVPTIAARCTEVDSGARNIDNILSGTLMPELAEHVLARMAEDKPVNSMSIGLDEAGGFSYTVA from the coding sequence GTGAACCTTAAGTCACTCTTTGCCAAGCTCAATGATACCTGCCGCAACGCAACCGAAAGCGCTGCTGCGCTATGCCTCGCGGAACGTCACTACGAAGTCGATATCGAGCATGTATTGCTGCAGCTTCTCGAAGGCGACGATAACGACCTGCTGCCGATCTTGCGTCATTACGATGTAGTGATGGAGCGTTTGCAGTCGCAGTTGGCGAGTGCCATGAGTGACTTCAAGACCGGAAATACTCGCACCCCCGCCCTGTCCCCGCACATAACCCAACTGATCGAGCGGGCCTGGGTATTGGCTTCGATCGAATATGGCCAAAGCCTTATCCGAAGCGGCTTTTTGCTACAGGCCTTGCTCGACGATAAAGAACTGCGTCGGGTCATAGCCGCGTCAGCTCCTGAACTGGAAAAGATCAATGTTGACGATTTGAAAGCCAATCTCGAGGACTTCATTTCAGCCAGCAGCGAGTCACAGCAAAGCGCTTCTTTGCCAGCCGGAAACGATACTCAACGACCGGCAACCAAGGGCAACGGCAAGACTCCTGCCCTGGATCAATATACTGTGGACCTTACCCGCAGCGCGCGGGAAGGACGTATTGATCCGGTACTGGGACGCGAATTCGAAGTGCGCCAGATGGTCGATATCCTCACCCGTCGGCGGCAGAACAATCCGATTTTGACGGGAGAAGCAGGTGTCGGTAAAACCGCAGTAGTTGAGGGCCTGGCATTGCGTATTGCTCTGGGCGATGTGCCAACGCCACTCAAGGATGTCGCTATTCATACACTCGATCTGGGCCTGCTGCAGGCAGGAGCCGGGATTAAGGGCGAATTCGAGAACCGTCTCAAATCGGTGATTGAAGAAACAAAGCGCAGCGTGCATCCAATCATTCTTTTTATCGATGAAGCCCATACGCTGATTGGCTCAGGTGGCCAGGCAGGACAGAACGATGCGGCCAACCTCCTCAAACCAGCCTTGGCGCGCGGCGAACTGCGGACTATTGCCGCCACTACGTGGGCCGAGTACAAAAAATACTTCGAGAAGGATGCTGCCCTCGCCCGCCGCTTTCAGGTAGTAAAAGTAGAGGAGCCGGAAGAAGATCAGGCAATCTACATGTTGCGTGGCCTCTTGGAAAAAATGCAGGAGCACCATCGGGTAGCGGTCATGGACGAAGCGCTCGTCATGGCTGTCCGCCTGTCCAATCGCTACATCACAGGCAGGCAATTGCCGGACAAGGCCGTCAGCGTACTGGATACCGCCTGCGCGCGTGTCGCTCTAGGCCAGACATCACAGCCCGGCATGCTGGAAGATTGCCGGCGCATGATCGACAACCTGCGCACTGAAATATCTCTGCTGGAAAAGGAACAGATCAAAGGCAGCGACCATCAGCGCCGACTTGCTCAACTCGGTGCAGAACTGACCGACGCCGAGAAACGCGAACAGGAACTGGTCACACAGTGGCAACGCGAATTGGAACTGGTCAAACAGTTGCACGAACTTAGCGAACAGACCACAGGGCAGGACCACCGCACCGAGCTTGCCGACCTACGGGCCGAGCTTGCAAAAGTTCAGGGTGAGCAGCCATTGGTGCATGCGCTGGTAGACGGGGCCACCATTGGTGAAGTGATCTCCGGCTGGACAGGCATCCCACTGGGCAAAATGTTGCGCGACGAGATTGATACCGTCCAGCGCTTACCTGCACTGCTGGCCGAACGCGTTCTTGGTCAGGACCATGCTCTGCACGAAATAGGCAAACGCATCAAGATTTCCCGTGCGCGCATGGAAGACCCCAATAAGCCAATCGGCGTATTTCTATTGCTTGGCCCAAGCGGTGTTGGCAAAACGGAAACCGCACTGGCATTGGCCGATACGCTGTACGGCGGTGAACGCAATGTCATCACGATCAATATGTCCGAGTATCAGGAAGCCCACACTGTCTCCAGTCTCAAGGGCTCACCGCCGGGCTACGTCGGATACGGCGAAGGCGGCGTACTGACTGAAGCTGTGCGTCGCAAACCCTACAGCGTCGTATTACTGGATGAAGTCGAAAAGGCCCATCCGGACGTGCTCGAACTGTTTTTCCAGGTATTCGACAAAGGCGTATTGGATGACGGCGAAGGACGCGAGATCAACTTCCGCAACACGGTGATTATCCTCACGTCCAATGTCGGCACCGAGCACATCATGCAGACGTGTCTCGGAGTCAGCGAGCTACCCGCCCCCGCCCAGATCGTCGAAGACCTGCGCGACCAGCTCAACAACGTGTTCAAACCTGCATTTCTCGGGCGCTTGAGTATTGTTCCGTATTACCCGGTACAGGACGCCGTGCTCGAGCGCATTGTCGGTCTGAAGCTAGCGCGTATCCGTGAGCGTTTCGAACGAAATCATCAGGCCTCTCTAGAGTTCAGCCCGGAGCTGGTGCCCACGATTGCCGCACGCTGCACGGAAGTCGACAGCGGAGCCCGGAACATCGACAACATCCTGTCCGGCACATTGATGCCTGAATTGGCAGAGCACGTGTTGGCACGTATGGCAGAAGACAAACCCGTCAATAGCATGAGCATCGGCCTTGATGAGGCCGGAGGCTTTTCGTACACCGTGGCGTAG
- the tssJ gene encoding type VI secretion system lipoprotein TssJ has translation MGRYLGVLIMLLGLTACGITDRVGKRVDDTWAGDMLFSSDEKIVLTVDGGNQLNPNTSGMPLSVVTRVYQLTSLDKFNSADSNTLLDHPEQVLGNTVLDTRELVVLPGMGQVQTWPLAKEARYIAVAAFFRDDSGGRWKMAFNADAFRKDGILFSSEGGRVLLDVNRISAERGQDVLQMPEEQIIAPLQPAQPEHTEPGLMERMQSKAAESAEDAANNSIKKSLSNTFDSALEGAK, from the coding sequence ATGGGCAGGTATTTGGGTGTTTTGATTATGTTGCTAGGGCTGACCGCCTGCGGCATCACTGACCGTGTAGGCAAGCGAGTCGATGACACATGGGCAGGCGACATGCTGTTCAGCAGCGATGAAAAGATCGTTCTGACCGTGGACGGCGGCAACCAGTTGAACCCCAATACCTCCGGCATGCCTTTGTCCGTCGTGACCAGGGTTTATCAGTTGACCTCACTGGACAAGTTCAACAGCGCGGACTCAAACACGCTGCTGGACCACCCAGAACAAGTGCTCGGCAACACCGTGCTCGATACCCGCGAACTCGTGGTTTTGCCCGGGATGGGTCAGGTCCAGACCTGGCCACTCGCCAAGGAAGCACGGTACATCGCAGTAGCGGCCTTCTTTCGTGATGATAGCGGCGGCCGCTGGAAAATGGCATTCAATGCAGACGCGTTTCGCAAGGACGGGATTCTGTTTTCATCCGAGGGCGGCCGCGTGCTTTTGGACGTGAACCGCATCAGTGCCGAGCGAGGGCAAGATGTGCTGCAGATGCCCGAAGAACAAATCATCGCGCCATTACAGCCAGCCCAGCCAGAGCATACGGAGCCTGGGCTTATGGAGCGCATGCAGTCAAAGGCCGCCGAATCTGCAGAAGACGCTGCCAACAATTCTATTAAGAAGTCGCTGAGCAATACATTTGACTCAGCTCTGGAAGGTGCTAAATGA
- the icmH gene encoding type IVB secretion system protein IcmH/DotU: MNDAVMQGGVTAPAQTLTLKDMVKDFMTMALMIRRGSKVRDVSRLRASVDEFFPALERDARRANYSVEQVRDAQYALCAFLDESVLNAGQSEIRNQIEVNPLQFQYFGVHLAGQGFFEKLEALRTDVKRNLDVLEVYHLCLALGFEGKYSLEKKDQLRYIANTLGQDIARYRTPRKALSPDWALPDQVSQMFRYEVPLWLYLVLIALICGAVYLTLDWLLGKEVAALAEQVRQLFGV; this comes from the coding sequence ATGAATGATGCCGTGATGCAAGGCGGCGTTACTGCCCCAGCGCAAACACTGACACTCAAGGATATGGTCAAGGACTTCATGACCATGGCGCTGATGATTCGTCGCGGAAGCAAGGTGCGCGACGTCTCAAGGCTGCGTGCCAGCGTCGACGAATTCTTTCCCGCGCTTGAGCGGGATGCGCGTCGTGCCAACTACAGCGTCGAACAAGTCAGGGATGCGCAATACGCGCTATGTGCGTTTCTGGATGAAAGCGTCTTGAATGCCGGGCAGAGTGAAATACGCAATCAGATTGAAGTTAATCCACTGCAATTTCAGTATTTTGGCGTGCATTTGGCTGGTCAGGGTTTCTTCGAGAAACTCGAAGCATTGCGTACTGACGTGAAACGCAACCTTGATGTCCTTGAGGTTTATCACCTGTGCCTGGCACTGGGCTTTGAAGGCAAATACAGCCTCGAGAAGAAAGATCAACTTCGTTACATCGCCAATACCCTGGGGCAGGACATCGCTCGTTACCGAACCCCGCGCAAAGCGCTTTCCCCAGATTGGGCACTGCCCGATCAAGTGTCTCAGATGTTCCGTTATGAAGTCCCCTTGTGGCTCTACCTGGTACTCATCGCACTGATATGCGGTGCCGTTTACCTGACCCTGGACTGGCTTCTGGGCAAAGAGGTGGCAGCACTGGCCGAACAGGTCCGTCAGCTGTTCGGCGTTTAA
- the tssK gene encoding type VI secretion system baseplate subunit TssK, with protein MSKKSRVMWSEGMFLLPQHFQYQDEFHQNQLAQATLRSSPFHWGVQLLEVDEQALVNGVLQLKRLQMVFPDGSLFDAPQHDPLPAARDLKDVQHGSELKVYAALKLAEPYSANYLDEGEERKGARRYRKAFDMLPDINEGELENEITSLRLNVVLLIDGDSLDGYSYCPLTLLQRNNINGFSLDTQFIHPALHIGSHETLLKIAQRLLALLQSKSETLSGRRRERADQIAEFGSSDVSLFWLLYTVNRAYPGLAHLLQHPRLHPEQLYRFLAELAGSLLTFSLSAQLNDIPAYDHHDPATSMIKLDRLVRELLNSVVPNQYIPISLEQTRTSYFVGRLNDPRLSEADFYIAVHADMPGAQVLELVPRAFKVGSPEDIEVVVNTAMPGAALSHCVRTPNAIPVRLDNQYFSIEPHGRVYERMMKANAIAFYVPSAFKNLKLELMAVLK; from the coding sequence ATGAGTAAAAAGAGCCGTGTGATGTGGTCAGAGGGCATGTTCCTTCTACCACAGCACTTCCAGTATCAGGATGAGTTCCACCAGAACCAGCTGGCTCAGGCGACACTGCGCTCGTCACCATTTCATTGGGGCGTGCAGCTTCTGGAAGTGGATGAGCAAGCCTTGGTCAACGGAGTGCTGCAACTCAAGCGGCTACAGATGGTTTTCCCGGACGGCTCGCTCTTTGACGCACCGCAGCACGACCCTCTGCCTGCTGCGCGCGATTTGAAAGATGTGCAGCACGGTTCGGAGCTGAAAGTGTATGCGGCGTTGAAATTGGCTGAACCGTACAGTGCCAATTACCTGGACGAAGGAGAAGAGCGCAAAGGCGCACGTCGCTACCGTAAAGCATTTGATATGTTGCCTGATATCAATGAAGGCGAGCTGGAAAACGAAATTACCAGCCTGCGACTTAATGTGGTTCTGCTGATTGATGGTGATTCACTCGATGGCTACAGCTATTGCCCGCTGACCCTGCTTCAGCGCAACAACATTAACGGATTTAGCCTGGACACTCAGTTCATTCATCCTGCCCTGCACATCGGGTCGCATGAAACGTTGCTGAAAATTGCCCAGCGCCTGCTCGCACTTCTGCAGAGCAAGAGCGAAACACTGTCTGGCCGCCGCCGGGAAAGAGCTGACCAGATCGCTGAATTCGGGTCTAGCGATGTCAGCCTGTTCTGGCTGCTTTATACCGTCAATCGCGCGTATCCGGGTCTTGCTCACCTGCTTCAGCATCCGAGACTGCATCCAGAGCAGCTGTATCGCTTTCTGGCTGAGCTGGCGGGCAGTCTGCTGACATTTTCCCTGAGCGCACAGCTCAATGACATCCCTGCCTACGATCATCATGATCCCGCCACTTCGATGATAAAGCTCGACAGGCTGGTTCGCGAACTGCTCAACAGTGTTGTGCCCAACCAATATATTCCGATCAGCCTGGAACAGACTCGTACGTCCTATTTTGTGGGCCGTCTGAACGATCCACGCTTGAGTGAGGCTGACTTTTACATTGCGGTTCATGCAGACATGCCAGGTGCTCAGGTTCTTGAACTGGTACCACGTGCCTTCAAGGTCGGCTCGCCGGAAGACATTGAGGTAGTGGTTAATACGGCAATGCCGGGGGCGGCGCTCAGTCACTGTGTGCGAACCCCAAATGCCATTCCCGTTCGTCTGGACAACCAATACTTCTCGATCGAACCCCATGGCCGGGTCTACGAACGCATGATGAAAGCTAACGCCATCGCGTTCTATGTACCCAGCGCATTTAAAAATCTCAAGCTTGAACTGATGGCGGTGCTCAAATGA
- a CDS encoding type VI secretion protein IcmF/TssM N-terminal domain-containing protein yields MKALLRCLKNFWFALALLWTVGLLACWLALPRWNFTRENIYVAMALISAFCLLLIVLRQYRRIRAEQNIESLVQLEVDRSLGAEGEFRDQHVLRERLKHAISMLRSSRSAGGGGASALSDLPWYLVVGMSASGKTSLLTRSGLSATIAGAQASGMDSGTQHCDWYFSPDAVLIDTAGRYLRDDQSASEFASFLKLLRKQRAKPAVNGLILVVSLPEIVSATLAEREALAARLVSRIDEYSECLGINPPLYLMLSKTDLLPGFNQAFDGMDTAQRQQPLGMTFALSDVRAKGLRAVMETKFAHLLESVRHHVDTQLIIGGKTASAELLQFPNYFAELSTVISGFLDQFERSAQGHTPPIVRGVYFTSALQTDEQLPPVYEDALGDYYALEPKEHPIHSDIRRKIGDKSYFITETFRQVVFPDRNLSLYYSRLGRTRSLTPALIAIAALAGIGLIAWEAVSYNKNREMLAGIASELTQLETAPDRSDRLRSGQAMETLRVYLSEFEGYGNHGVPFALGAGLYSGDDLLIPLREAYLQQLRTQALEPIGKYLQVQLRELNQFAQTVDRSPLAPTDKRRSAKSPLKKPAKTPSISALKATVSLPRNSADLTGQLRSGVNEAGEAGRRRTLDALRDNAKSESTTDLAEDTALTAGLSLSEDSLSRLTEQQVSSVIKAYSALKLYLILSRPDEHRDAEFVADELPQAWALAAQAEGQEISPALIEANTAMYVRYLQQGTAPALRRNEQLVNDTRQSLRSFMIASSLVDREYLRLQLESSRQFPSLTLSDMVPAAGRDQLFSAEAVPAIYTRQGWEEFLQPELIKLLSGNLRNDSDWVLDSEGSNGMVQKANFVRELMARYKADYADAWFRMLRGVGVRHFTDMANATERLSVLSDVQNSPVKSLLHAVNQNTSWDLPKVNSAASPNKADDGFWSGIKGTFSTQSEQAESLVVTLPRVDDGSLAKRFEPVARLFATQNAEGADSTVMDRYLAALRKLKVRLTNIQRSQDVGKNSKLLISETLEGQPSEVTQVRNYIETSVDTSEGGLSNSLQRLFNSPLQFAWETLRDPAGQQIAKAWSQDVARPWKQVMAYRYPIVAGSENEASVKDLQRFVDPETGLLPAFKRNEIGNLAGGEGLGMGTGGNAAPLVNTRMIDSIDKASSVGQVIASLSDRENGFEIMLEPSARYTDIIFTLDGQEQHYRNGRTSWNRFSWPGTSNAPGARLDVVTLEGQRITVFDYPGRWGLLKMNDSARVTDLDTVQQRFSWQSAAGPVSLVVRNYGGVKMTDLAQVKSLSVLNDPGQKN; encoded by the coding sequence ATGAAAGCATTATTGCGTTGTTTGAAAAATTTCTGGTTTGCACTGGCACTCCTGTGGACAGTCGGTTTGCTCGCCTGCTGGCTGGCACTCCCGCGCTGGAATTTCACGCGGGAAAACATTTACGTGGCCATGGCGCTGATCAGTGCCTTCTGCCTGCTGCTTATTGTGCTGCGTCAGTACCGCAGAATTCGCGCCGAACAGAACATCGAAAGCCTGGTGCAACTGGAGGTAGACCGGTCGTTAGGGGCAGAGGGCGAGTTTCGTGACCAACACGTACTGCGCGAGCGCCTCAAACACGCTATATCGATGCTGCGCTCATCGCGCTCTGCGGGCGGCGGCGGAGCATCTGCGCTTTCTGATCTGCCATGGTATCTGGTCGTCGGCATGTCAGCATCGGGCAAGACCTCGCTACTGACACGCTCAGGTCTGTCAGCGACCATTGCCGGAGCTCAGGCGAGCGGCATGGACAGCGGGACTCAGCACTGCGACTGGTATTTCAGTCCTGACGCAGTCTTGATTGATACTGCGGGCCGCTACTTGCGCGATGACCAGTCAGCCAGCGAGTTCGCCTCGTTCCTAAAGCTACTGCGCAAGCAACGCGCCAAACCCGCCGTTAACGGGTTGATTCTGGTGGTGAGCCTGCCAGAGATTGTCTCTGCTACCTTGGCCGAACGCGAAGCCCTGGCTGCCCGTCTGGTTTCTCGTATTGATGAATACAGCGAGTGCCTGGGTATTAACCCTCCGCTTTATCTGATGCTCAGCAAGACAGATCTGCTGCCAGGCTTCAACCAAGCCTTCGACGGTATGGACACTGCACAACGCCAGCAGCCTCTGGGCATGACGTTCGCCTTGTCGGATGTGCGCGCCAAAGGCCTGCGCGCCGTCATGGAAACCAAGTTTGCCCATTTGCTGGAGAGCGTGCGACACCACGTGGATACTCAGCTGATTATCGGGGGCAAAACCGCCAGCGCCGAGCTGCTGCAATTTCCCAATTACTTTGCCGAACTGTCGACCGTTATCTCTGGTTTTCTTGACCAGTTTGAACGCTCAGCGCAAGGGCATACGCCTCCTATTGTGCGAGGCGTCTATTTCACCAGCGCCCTGCAGACAGATGAGCAGTTGCCACCTGTCTATGAGGATGCTCTTGGAGATTACTACGCGCTTGAACCCAAAGAGCATCCGATACACAGCGATATACGTAGAAAGATAGGCGACAAGAGCTACTTCATTACTGAGACATTTCGTCAGGTAGTGTTCCCGGATCGCAATCTGAGCCTTTACTACTCACGCCTGGGCCGCACACGATCCTTGACCCCTGCATTGATCGCGATAGCGGCTTTGGCAGGTATAGGCTTGATCGCGTGGGAGGCGGTTTCTTATAACAAAAACCGTGAAATGCTGGCGGGCATCGCAAGCGAACTGACACAGCTTGAGACTGCACCCGATCGGTCAGATCGGCTGCGCTCGGGACAGGCGATGGAAACATTGCGTGTTTACCTTAGCGAGTTCGAAGGATACGGCAATCACGGCGTACCCTTCGCGTTGGGCGCAGGCCTGTACAGCGGCGATGATCTGCTGATCCCGCTGCGTGAGGCGTACCTGCAGCAGCTACGTACCCAAGCGCTGGAGCCCATCGGCAAGTACTTGCAGGTGCAGCTGCGCGAGCTTAACCAGTTTGCTCAGACGGTGGATCGGAGCCCACTGGCGCCTACCGATAAACGTCGCTCGGCCAAGTCCCCGTTAAAAAAACCGGCAAAAACACCGAGCATCAGCGCGTTGAAAGCGACTGTCAGCCTTCCGCGTAACAGCGCAGATCTGACCGGACAGCTACGCTCGGGCGTCAACGAGGCAGGTGAAGCCGGGCGTCGCAGAACGCTGGATGCTCTTCGCGATAACGCCAAGTCCGAATCAACTACGGATCTTGCCGAAGACACCGCACTGACTGCCGGGTTGTCACTGTCGGAAGACAGCCTCAGCCGGCTGACAGAGCAACAAGTGTCTTCAGTGATCAAGGCTTACAGCGCACTTAAGCTGTACTTGATTCTGTCGCGTCCGGATGAACACCGCGATGCCGAATTCGTTGCTGATGAACTTCCTCAAGCCTGGGCACTGGCGGCGCAGGCCGAGGGCCAAGAGATCAGTCCAGCACTGATTGAAGCCAATACCGCGATGTACGTGCGCTACCTGCAACAAGGTACCGCGCCAGCGCTGCGACGTAATGAGCAACTGGTCAACGACACACGGCAGAGCCTGCGTTCCTTCATGATCGCCAGTTCTCTGGTTGATCGTGAGTATCTGCGCCTTCAGCTGGAGTCGAGCCGTCAGTTCCCGTCGCTTACGCTATCGGACATGGTGCCCGCAGCCGGACGTGATCAGTTATTTTCGGCGGAAGCAGTACCTGCCATTTACACCCGACAAGGTTGGGAAGAGTTTCTGCAGCCCGAACTGATCAAGTTGCTGTCAGGCAACCTGCGCAACGACAGTGACTGGGTACTCGATAGCGAGGGCAGCAATGGCATGGTTCAGAAAGCCAACTTCGTGCGTGAGCTGATGGCTCGCTACAAAGCCGACTACGCAGATGCCTGGTTCAGGATGCTCAGAGGCGTAGGTGTGCGTCATTTCACCGACATGGCCAATGCTACCGAGCGTTTATCAGTGCTTAGCGACGTGCAGAACTCTCCCGTCAAGAGTCTATTGCACGCCGTGAACCAGAACACGTCGTGGGACTTGCCCAAAGTCAACTCTGCGGCGTCTCCGAATAAAGCGGACGACGGGTTCTGGAGCGGCATCAAAGGCACCTTCAGTACCCAAAGCGAGCAAGCCGAAAGCCTGGTAGTGACATTGCCACGTGTCGACGATGGGAGTCTGGCAAAACGCTTCGAACCCGTCGCACGCCTGTTCGCAACGCAAAATGCAGAGGGCGCGGACAGCACGGTGATGGATCGATATCTGGCAGCGTTACGCAAGCTCAAAGTGCGTTTGACCAATATTCAGCGATCGCAGGATGTCGGCAAGAACAGCAAGCTATTGATCAGCGAAACACTGGAAGGACAGCCGTCCGAAGTTACACAGGTACGCAACTACATCGAGACCAGCGTCGATACCAGCGAAGGAGGCCTGTCGAACTCCTTGCAACGCCTGTTCAACTCGCCACTGCAGTTTGCCTGGGAAACACTTCGCGACCCGGCTGGCCAACAGATCGCAAAAGCATGGTCGCAGGATGTCGCCCGCCCCTGGAAACAGGTCATGGCTTACCGGTACCCCATTGTGGCTGGCAGTGAAAACGAGGCATCAGTCAAGGATTTGCAGCGTTTCGTCGATCCTGAAACAGGTTTGCTGCCCGCGTTCAAACGCAACGAAATCGGCAACCTCGCCGGCGGCGAAGGATTGGGCATGGGTACAGGCGGCAACGCTGCGCCTCTGGTCAATACACGCATGATTGACAGCATCGACAAGGCCAGCTCGGTAGGACAGGTCATCGCCAGTTTGTCTGATCGTGAAAACGGCTTCGAAATCATGCTGGAGCCATCGGCTCGTTACACGGACATCATTTTCACGCTCGACGGACAGGAACAGCATTATCGAAACGGTCGTACCAGTTGGAACCGGTTCTCCTGGCCGGGTACCTCCAACGCACCGGGGGCACGTCTGGATGTAGTGACTCTGGAAGGCCAACGCATCACTGTTTTCGACTACCCGGGCCGTTGGGGCTTGCTGAAGATGAACGACAGTGCTCGCGTCACCGATCTGGACACGGTTCAGCAACGTTTCAGCTGGCAGTCGGCCGCCGGGCCGGTAAGCCTGGTCGTTCGTAACTATGGCGGCGTCAAAATGACTGACCTGGCACAGGTCAAATCATTGAGCGTGCTTAACGACCCTGGGCAGAAAAACTGA
- the tagF gene encoding type VI secretion system-associated protein TagF: MIGCFGKVPASADFVSLNGAMPEVCEFDLWLQNSLGRMQTREDWRELFDELPVCFFSYRSRNGQWLLGGFISSRDASGRRYPFMVFQSIKVDPSDPFINPHTLCELFAGQIKPLLMQAAQGTDIEQIFARLRTMRLWTSKDLDLYRRVHDKFLMDFNLRDVSRPLRHSYPEFGTQSGLASLYKLRKAMRNNEPPAISLPLPAESGLKRPMADLWCTLLSRLRGKTGMPDVSVLVDSFMRPGLLCFPSRGNSEMYRMLTGIAAPEDRYNLLDPLPEPASAASLVLPADHLALNDFIERFTDARDEQY, translated from the coding sequence ATGATCGGATGTTTTGGCAAAGTGCCCGCGAGTGCCGACTTCGTCAGTTTGAACGGAGCCATGCCTGAGGTATGTGAGTTCGATCTGTGGCTACAAAACAGTCTGGGACGCATGCAGACGCGTGAGGATTGGCGGGAATTGTTTGATGAGTTGCCCGTGTGTTTTTTCTCATACCGCAGTCGCAATGGACAGTGGCTGCTGGGTGGATTCATAAGCTCGCGGGACGCCAGCGGCAGACGTTATCCATTTATGGTATTTCAAAGCATAAAGGTGGATCCCAGCGACCCGTTCATCAATCCGCACACGTTGTGCGAGTTGTTCGCCGGGCAGATAAAACCGCTTCTCATGCAGGCCGCGCAGGGAACGGACATAGAACAGATTTTTGCTCGACTCAGAACCATGCGTTTGTGGACCTCCAAGGATCTGGATCTCTATCGACGTGTGCATGACAAGTTTCTTATGGACTTTAACCTGCGTGATGTGTCGCGGCCACTGCGACACAGCTATCCGGAGTTCGGTACCCAGTCGGGGCTGGCCAGCCTTTACAAATTGCGCAAGGCCATGAGGAACAATGAGCCGCCCGCAATAAGCCTGCCTCTGCCAGCAGAAAGCGGCCTGAAGCGCCCCATGGCTGACTTATGGTGCACATTGCTGTCACGTCTGCGCGGCAAAACGGGCATGCCGGATGTCAGCGTGCTGGTAGACAGCTTTATGCGACCGGGACTGCTGTGCTTTCCGTCGCGTGGAAACAGTGAAATGTATCGGATGTTGACCGGTATCGCTGCACCCGAGGACCGCTACAACCTGCTGGATCCTTTACCGGAGCCCGCGTCTGCCGCCTCGCTTGTGTTGCCTGCCGATCACCTTGCATTGAACGACTTTATTGAGCGCTTTACAGACGCTCGGGATGAACAGTATTGA